One segment of Longimicrobiales bacterium DNA contains the following:
- a CDS encoding VOC family protein: MPNVKIEGLAQIALSVADARRARAFYQDKLGLRLLFEAPPGLAFFECSGIRLMLAEPETPSEGHASSVLYFRVPAIADAYASLQQQDVQFESEPHVVHRADDHDLWMAFFHDGEGNMHALMEERRR, encoded by the coding sequence ATGCCGAACGTGAAGATCGAAGGCCTGGCCCAGATCGCGCTGAGCGTTGCCGACGCCCGTCGTGCGAGGGCCTTTTACCAGGACAAGCTCGGTCTCCGGCTGCTTTTCGAGGCCCCACCCGGTCTGGCCTTTTTCGAGTGCAGCGGCATTCGTCTCATGCTTGCCGAGCCGGAGACGCCTTCCGAAGGCCACGCCTCATCCGTGCTCTACTTCCGCGTTCCCGCGATCGCTGACGCGTACGCGTCACTGCAGCAGCAGGACGTGCAGTTCGAGAGCGAGCCTCACGTCGTGCATCGCGCCGACGACCATGATCTGTGGATGGCCTTTTTCCACGACGGCGAAGGCAACATGCACGCGCTGATGGAGGAGCGCCGGCGCTGA
- a CDS encoding amidohydrolase produces the protein MRLHRRSTAAALLLLAASSPAAHAQRPSADALKREVANEVAGMEKLSQEIVDMVFSLGELGFQELETADYLTGILEREGFTIERGCAGMPTCYVATFRHGNGGPVIGIMGDIDGLPETSQKPGIPWHEPLIEGGPGHGEGHNSAPAVDLVAAIATSRIMKKHDIPGEIRVIPGVAEELVASRTYMVNAGMFEDMDFMLSTHVSSNMSTTWGISGSGLVSTMFTFSGRSAHSAGSPWAGRSALDAVELMNVGWNFRREHLRLHQRSHYIIANGGSQPNVVPSEASVWYYFRELDYPRIRELHELGRTMANAAAAMTSTEMTERVLGAAWPQNYSKPLAEAMHANIVAVGMPEWSAADIALAKAAQRELERDTVGLHTSVPDSLREADQGMGGGSDDIAEVSWVVPTVRLRYPANIPGMTGHHWSSGIAMATPIAHKGSNYGARVVARTAVDLLVDEQLRQETQRWFEEVQTKDYQWESLIPLDTPPPVHLNTERMAGYRDQLEPLRYDPSKYETYLEQLGVEYPTVRRP, from the coding sequence ATGCGCCTGCACCGCCGCAGCACAGCCGCAGCCCTGCTCCTGCTCGCCGCCAGCAGTCCGGCCGCCCACGCACAGCGCCCCTCCGCGGACGCGCTCAAACGTGAGGTCGCGAACGAAGTTGCGGGCATGGAGAAGCTGTCGCAGGAGATCGTCGACATGGTGTTCTCGCTGGGTGAGCTCGGCTTCCAGGAGCTGGAGACGGCCGACTACCTGACGGGCATCCTCGAGCGCGAAGGCTTCACGATCGAACGCGGCTGTGCCGGCATGCCGACGTGCTACGTGGCGACATTCCGCCACGGGAACGGCGGGCCCGTGATCGGGATCATGGGCGACATCGACGGATTGCCCGAGACCTCGCAGAAGCCGGGCATCCCCTGGCACGAACCGCTGATCGAGGGTGGTCCGGGTCACGGCGAGGGACACAACAGCGCCCCGGCGGTGGACCTCGTCGCCGCCATCGCGACCAGCCGGATCATGAAGAAGCACGACATCCCGGGCGAGATCCGCGTGATCCCCGGTGTCGCCGAGGAGCTGGTCGCGAGCCGCACCTACATGGTGAACGCCGGGATGTTCGAGGACATGGACTTCATGCTGTCTACGCACGTCTCGAGCAACATGTCGACGACGTGGGGCATCAGCGGGTCCGGCCTCGTGTCGACGATGTTCACCTTCAGCGGCCGCTCCGCACACAGCGCGGGCTCTCCGTGGGCCGGCCGGAGCGCACTCGACGCGGTGGAGCTGATGAACGTCGGCTGGAACTTCCGCCGCGAGCACCTGCGTCTGCACCAGCGCTCGCACTACATCATCGCGAACGGCGGCAGCCAGCCCAACGTCGTGCCCTCCGAGGCGAGCGTCTGGTACTACTTCCGGGAGCTGGACTACCCGCGCATCCGTGAGCTGCACGAGCTCGGTCGGACCATGGCGAACGCGGCCGCTGCAATGACGTCGACGGAAATGACCGAGCGCGTGCTCGGCGCCGCCTGGCCGCAGAACTACAGCAAGCCGCTCGCGGAAGCGATGCACGCCAACATCGTCGCCGTCGGAATGCCCGAGTGGAGCGCAGCGGACATCGCCCTGGCAAAGGCGGCCCAACGGGAGCTGGAGCGCGACACCGTCGGGCTGCACACGAGCGTGCCCGATTCACTGCGGGAAGCCGACCAGGGCATGGGCGGCGGCAGCGACGACATCGCCGAGGTGTCATGGGTCGTCCCGACCGTGCGACTGCGCTACCCCGCGAACATACCGGGCATGACCGGCCACCACTGGTCGAGCGGCATCGCCATGGCCACGCCGATCGCGCACAAGGGCTCCAACTACGGCGCGCGCGTCGTCGCACGCACTGCCGTCGACCTCCTCGTCGATGAACAGCTGCGGCAGGAGACACAGCGCTGGTTCGAGGAAGTGCAGACGAAGGACTACCAGTGGGAGTCGCTCATCCCGCTGGATACGCCGCCGCCCGTGCACCTCAACACCGAACGGATGGCCGGCTACAGGGATCAGCTCGAGCCGCTGCGCTACGACCCGTCAAAGTACGAGACGTATCTGGAGCAGCTGGGAGTGGAGTACCCGACGGTCCGGCGACCCTGA
- a CDS encoding sigma-70 family RNA polymerase sigma factor: MQAKTEGDAGLVARARAGDGSAFEELVRRHLGAAHAVAVAVLRDPADADDVCQDSFVAALQQLDRLAEPHRFGAWLLRIVRNRALSALRKQRVRAAAPLEWAVDAAGTDNPGRDAERAALRDRLSAALDTLPEHQRQIVLLHDLEEWKHREIGELLGMPEGTVRHHLFQARRALRVRLLPEQEKEG, from the coding sequence ATGCAGGCCAAGACGGAAGGCGATGCCGGACTGGTCGCTCGCGCCCGCGCCGGTGACGGCTCCGCGTTCGAGGAGCTCGTCCGCCGGCATCTCGGCGCCGCCCACGCCGTCGCCGTTGCCGTGCTCCGCGATCCGGCGGACGCGGACGACGTCTGCCAGGATTCATTCGTCGCCGCGCTGCAGCAGCTCGACAGGCTTGCCGAGCCACACCGATTCGGCGCCTGGCTGCTCCGGATCGTGCGGAACCGCGCGCTGAGCGCGCTGCGCAAGCAGCGCGTGCGCGCTGCGGCACCGCTCGAGTGGGCGGTGGATGCGGCCGGCACCGACAACCCGGGGCGTGACGCCGAGCGTGCGGCGCTGCGTGACCGCCTTTCCGCCGCGCTCGATACGCTGCCCGAGCATCAGCGTCAGATCGTGCTCCTGCACGATCTCGAGGAGTGGAAGCATCGCGAGATCGGTGAGCTGCTGGGGATGCCGGAGGGCACGGTGCGCCACCATCTCTTTCAGGCACGCCGCGCACTGCGCGTGCGGCTGCTGCCGGAACAGGAAAAGGAGGGCTGA
- a CDS encoding TolC family protein — protein MSAGKWLAVAAVLTLATMPGAASAQVEEARDTIGLSLEEALDRSLERSEEVRIAQAQVDRARADVGAARSNLLPQVNTQLGYTRTLRSVFQGGGFEIPDSLRFEPDSTASTAERLRYLEENVPNAAFQSLGSLFSGLPFGQEHTWNAAATLQQALFAPAAVSGVQLARRASDAARASYEEAVSDVTLQVAQAYLDATLAEQTAEIVAASVELAEAHLAQVRLQFDAGVASELDVLRAEVELENLRPQLAQANNGRDLAVANLKRLVNVPAETEVRLTTPLSGPGALAVGAVDLPTLTEAASVLDRRASVRAARANVAMMEEQADIARSSFLPAVYLQGNMARQAFPTGFLPGANDWRDDWNVGFAVSWPLFQGMRRKAEVDAANAQVRQAELQAAQLEEGVRLEYDSALRELERARLQLEAAGTTVSQAQRVYELTELRFREGLATQLDVSDARLALQQARLNEVTAYHDYQLALATALRALGRPATELVR, from the coding sequence ATGAGTGCTGGGAAGTGGCTGGCGGTGGCCGCGGTGTTGACGCTGGCGACGATGCCGGGTGCGGCATCCGCGCAGGTCGAGGAAGCGCGGGACACGATCGGGCTGAGCCTGGAGGAGGCGCTGGACCGGTCGCTGGAGCGATCGGAGGAGGTCCGCATCGCGCAGGCGCAGGTGGATCGTGCGCGGGCGGATGTGGGCGCGGCGCGCTCGAACCTGCTGCCGCAGGTGAACACGCAGCTCGGCTACACGCGCACGCTGCGATCGGTTTTCCAGGGGGGCGGCTTCGAGATTCCGGACAGCCTTCGCTTCGAGCCGGACAGCACGGCGTCGACGGCGGAGCGGCTGCGGTACCTGGAGGAGAACGTGCCCAACGCGGCGTTCCAGTCGCTGGGCAGCCTGTTCAGCGGGCTGCCGTTCGGCCAGGAGCACACGTGGAACGCGGCGGCGACGCTGCAGCAGGCGCTGTTCGCCCCGGCAGCGGTTTCGGGCGTGCAGCTCGCGCGGCGTGCGTCCGACGCTGCGCGGGCGTCGTACGAGGAGGCGGTGTCCGACGTGACGCTGCAGGTGGCGCAGGCGTACCTGGACGCGACGCTGGCGGAGCAGACGGCGGAGATCGTTGCGGCGAGCGTGGAGCTGGCGGAGGCGCACCTTGCGCAGGTCCGCCTCCAGTTCGACGCGGGCGTTGCGTCGGAGCTGGACGTGCTGCGTGCGGAGGTCGAGCTGGAGAACCTGCGCCCGCAGCTCGCGCAGGCGAACAACGGGCGCGACCTGGCGGTGGCGAACCTGAAGCGGCTGGTGAACGTTCCCGCCGAGACGGAAGTGCGGCTGACGACGCCGCTCAGTGGTCCCGGTGCGCTTGCGGTCGGTGCGGTGGATCTGCCGACGCTCACGGAAGCGGCGTCCGTGCTGGACCGACGTGCGAGTGTGCGTGCCGCGCGTGCCAACGTGGCGATGATGGAGGAGCAGGCGGACATCGCGCGCTCGTCGTTCCTGCCAGCCGTGTACCTGCAGGGGAACATGGCGCGCCAGGCGTTTCCGACGGGTTTTCTCCCCGGCGCGAATGACTGGCGAGACGACTGGAACGTTGGGTTTGCGGTGAGCTGGCCGCTGTTCCAGGGGATGCGTCGCAAGGCGGAGGTCGATGCGGCGAACGCGCAGGTCCGCCAGGCGGAGCTGCAGGCGGCCCAGCTCGAGGAGGGTGTTCGCCTCGAGTACGACAGTGCATTGCGTGAGCTCGAGCGGGCGCGGCTGCAGCTGGAAGCTGCTGGCACCACGGTGTCACAGGCGCAGCGGGTCTACGAGCTCACGGAGCTGCGCTTCCGTGAGGGGCTCGCCACGCAGCTGGATGTGTCCGATGCGCGGCTTGCCCTGCAGCAGGCACGCCTGAACGAAGTAACAGCCTACCACGACTACCAGCTCGCGCTGGCGACTGCGCTGCGTGCGCTCGGCCGGCCGGCGACGGAACTGGTGCGCTGA
- a CDS encoding efflux RND transporter periplasmic adaptor subunit: protein MTIENSQSIRSAALLAFVLGVAACGGSDQQAQATVDASDVVVLQPTDVATAQLESVAQSVVLTGTLNPYRVAEVRAQVPGLVSSIRVDRGDAVAAGQVMAVLDAQGIRSSAAGARAQVAAAEANVALAQQRFESSRKLYEAGAISQIDFQAAQAALEAARGQLAAAQAQSASASESARQATITAPFAGEVSSRMVNVGEAVNPGQALFQVVNTTALELAGQIPVREASRVQRGQPVEFTTDAYPGQVFVGEVERVEPVADPSTRRVGVYLRMPNPGRTLVGGLYATGRIVTGGQDSVVVIPSSALREQGGATFVWVIADGVLEQRPVNAGSTDVARGSVGIVSGLEPGEQVLIAPGAARAGAQVRISGVPAASPTEAEAEPEGAR, encoded by the coding sequence GTGACCATAGAGAACAGTCAATCCATCCGCAGTGCCGCCCTGCTCGCGTTCGTCCTGGGCGTCGCGGCGTGCGGCGGATCGGACCAGCAGGCGCAGGCGACGGTGGACGCTTCGGACGTCGTGGTGCTGCAGCCGACCGACGTTGCGACTGCGCAGCTCGAGAGTGTTGCGCAGAGCGTCGTCCTGACCGGCACGCTGAACCCCTACCGTGTTGCAGAGGTGCGCGCGCAGGTGCCGGGGCTGGTCTCGTCGATCCGCGTGGATCGCGGCGATGCCGTGGCTGCCGGCCAGGTGATGGCGGTGCTGGACGCGCAGGGGATTCGCAGCTCGGCTGCGGGAGCGCGTGCACAGGTTGCCGCTGCCGAGGCTAACGTCGCGCTCGCACAGCAGCGCTTCGAGTCGTCGCGCAAGCTGTACGAGGCGGGGGCGATTTCGCAGATCGATTTCCAGGCGGCGCAGGCGGCGCTGGAAGCCGCGCGCGGCCAGCTCGCCGCAGCGCAGGCGCAGTCGGCCAGCGCCTCGGAGTCGGCACGGCAGGCGACGATCACGGCACCCTTTGCGGGTGAAGTCAGCTCGCGCATGGTGAACGTCGGAGAGGCGGTGAATCCGGGGCAGGCGCTCTTCCAGGTCGTGAACACGACGGCACTGGAGCTTGCCGGGCAGATCCCGGTGCGCGAGGCCTCGCGCGTGCAGCGCGGCCAGCCGGTCGAGTTCACGACCGATGCCTACCCCGGACAGGTGTTCGTGGGCGAGGTCGAGCGCGTGGAACCGGTTGCGGACCCATCGACGCGCCGCGTCGGCGTGTATCTGCGCATGCCGAACCCGGGCCGCACCCTTGTCGGTGGCCTGTACGCGACCGGCCGCATCGTGACCGGCGGGCAGGACAGTGTCGTGGTGATCCCCTCGTCAGCACTGCGTGAGCAGGGCGGTGCGACGTTCGTATGGGTGATCGCGGACGGCGTGCTCGAACAGCGTCCGGTCAATGCCGGCAGCACGGACGTGGCGCGTGGGTCGGTCGGAATCGTGTCGGGGCTCGAGCCGGGCGAGCAGGTGCTGATCGCGCCCGGCGCGGCGCGCGCGGGTGCGCAGGTCCGGATCAGCGGAGTGCCGGCGGCGAGTCCAACCGAGGCGGAAGCGGAGCCTGAGGGGGCACGATGA
- a CDS encoding TonB-dependent receptor plug domain-containing protein — translation MMRRIPYLVLLALFVGACASSGSPRSLSSRNVITQQEIESVNVSTAYEVVQQLRPHFLQGRGQTSIQDPGSSMPVVYVNGVRYGSPDVLRGMRSMDLREIRFLSASDATTRYGTGHVGGVIEVTTRGT, via the coding sequence ATGATGCGGCGGATACCCTACCTCGTGCTGCTCGCCCTGTTCGTCGGGGCCTGCGCCTCGAGCGGCAGCCCCCGTTCGCTCAGCTCGCGCAACGTGATCACTCAGCAGGAGATCGAGTCGGTCAACGTCAGCACCGCCTACGAGGTGGTGCAGCAGCTGCGACCGCACTTCCTGCAGGGCCGCGGTCAGACGTCCATCCAGGACCCGGGCTCGAGCATGCCGGTGGTGTACGTGAATGGTGTCCGCTACGGCAGCCCGGACGTACTGCGGGGCATGCGCAGCATGGACCTGCGCGAGATCCGCTTCCTGAGCGCCAGCGATGCGACCACGCGTTACGGCACCGGTCACGTGGGCGGTGTCATCGAAGTGACCACCCGCGGAACCTGA